The genomic region GACAGCTGGATGGAAAGAAAACTATTTATTCTTTGAGAGAACTCTCTGAGGACTATAAAGATTTAGGTATTAAATTTAGATTCAGATATTTCCAGAATATTTTGGGTGAAATAAAGCTGCCAACAGGCTTTAAGCCAGAAGAAGTTCAGGTGATTCTACAAACTACAGGCAAGCAGCCGGTTCGTGTTGAAAAGGCATTTACTTGGGTAATGGGAGAGAGTGTCAACAATGTGGGGCAGTAAAGGTGGTCATCATCACTGGGATACAGTGATATCAGGCAAGACAACAATTACCGGTGATGTACATTTTACGGGTGGTTTACACATCGATGGACATGTTCGTGGCAATATAATTGCCGATGATGAGTCTAATGGAATTGTACGTATCAGTGACCGTGGTCATGTAGAAGGAGAGATCCGGGCTCCGAACGTAATCATCAATGGTCGGGTGCATGGCAATGTATTTTCCAGTAAACATCTGGAGTTGGCGAAAAAGGCGTCGGTGAAAGGTGATGTTTACTATACTGTAATGGAAATGGTGATGGGCGCTGAAATTAATGGTCAGCTGAAGCACACCACCGAAGTGAAAGAAACCAAGAAAAGCGCACCTAAGCCACAAGTGGTTGAAGCGAAGCCGATCAGTGACAATGGTTAATCTTGACTAAATTGGTTGGATAAAACGATAATACCGACCCATTTAATTTAGTTCGGAGCGATATATGAGTGGCGTGGTTGAAGTTCAAAGCCCTTATGTGATTGATTTTACAGATGCCGCCGCTGATAAGGTAAGATCTCTGGTTGAGGAAGAAGAAAACGACCAGTTGAAGTTACGGGTTTATGTAACTGGCGGTGGCTGTTCAGGGTTTCAGTAC from Litoribrevibacter albus harbors:
- a CDS encoding bactofilin family protein, encoding MWGSKGGHHHWDTVISGKTTITGDVHFTGGLHIDGHVRGNIIADDESNGIVRISDRGHVEGEIRAPNVIINGRVHGNVFSSKHLELAKKASVKGDVYYTVMEMVMGAEINGQLKHTTEVKETKKSAPKPQVVEAKPISDNG